A genomic segment from Polyangium mundeleinium encodes:
- a CDS encoding YkgJ family cysteine cluster protein: MPAPRLPDVPSDCLLCGTCCFSDLPEYVRVFGVDHDRMDDSARALTEFIGNRCYMRIEDGHCAALVPDPATRRFVCSIYPMRPDACRSLERGTSACLGELSLKQERPLLALESIVRKNR; this comes from the coding sequence ATGCCCGCCCCCCGCCTTCCCGACGTCCCCTCCGATTGCCTGCTCTGCGGCACCTGCTGCTTTTCCGACCTCCCCGAGTACGTCCGCGTCTTCGGCGTCGACCACGACCGCATGGATGACAGCGCCCGCGCGCTCACCGAGTTCATCGGCAATCGCTGCTACATGCGCATCGAGGACGGCCATTGCGCCGCGCTCGTCCCCGATCCGGCGACGCGCCGCTTCGTCTGCTCCATCTATCCCATGCGCCCGGACGCCTGCCGCTCCCTCGAGCGTGGCACCTCCGCGTGCCTCGGCGAGCTCAGCTTGAAGCAAGAGCGCCCCTTGCTCGCACTCGAATCAATCGTCCGGAAAAACCGTTAG
- a CDS encoding serine/threonine-protein kinase produces the protein MQAQIGPYRVREKLSEGAIATLYRAEHERLGRVAIVKALKGTLAEGSPLGSALGREARILAKMGHASVVRCLDVSPGSGATWVALEDVPGPRLAAVLARTKRLPHEVAMAIALGVASGLGHAHARGIVHRDVRPEGIALAPDGRSVLVDFGAAMDLSAPAAPSPFDGSERLSGPEYAAPEQIVGEPASPRSDVFSLGVVLYEMLAGARPWDEGAEGREELARRVRSQEPQPLDRHGIVLPRGLSRIVMRCLAKRPEDRFEDGDALAEALAEALDEATRDPSRKLVTRALALSFLGEEIGEEKGRRQPKKGPPPLPLGPLAQRLAVLFGLVVVGAVVVEGFVREEDVTAEPASEADASERGYVKVLARPWAEVLVDGRYVDVTPIGRPIPVVSGRHYVTFKHPNAPDEKREIRVIAGQTVLLDVTMRIERRAAPVGADAGTDAGDSP, from the coding sequence TTGCAGGCGCAGATAGGGCCGTACCGGGTCCGGGAGAAGCTGTCCGAAGGGGCAATCGCCACGCTCTACCGCGCCGAGCACGAGCGGCTCGGGCGCGTGGCGATCGTCAAGGCGCTGAAGGGGACGCTCGCAGAAGGGTCGCCGCTCGGGTCGGCGCTCGGGCGCGAGGCGCGGATCCTGGCGAAGATGGGGCACGCGTCGGTGGTGCGTTGCCTCGACGTGTCGCCGGGGTCAGGCGCGACGTGGGTGGCGCTCGAAGACGTGCCGGGGCCGCGGCTCGCGGCCGTGCTCGCGCGGACGAAGCGGCTGCCGCACGAGGTGGCGATGGCGATCGCGCTCGGCGTCGCGTCGGGGCTCGGGCACGCGCACGCGCGAGGGATCGTGCACCGCGACGTGCGGCCGGAGGGGATCGCGCTCGCGCCGGACGGGCGGAGCGTGCTCGTGGATTTCGGGGCGGCGATGGATCTGTCGGCGCCCGCCGCGCCGTCGCCGTTCGACGGGAGCGAACGGCTGTCCGGGCCGGAGTACGCAGCGCCGGAGCAGATCGTGGGGGAGCCGGCGAGCCCGCGATCGGACGTGTTTTCCCTGGGGGTCGTGCTCTACGAGATGCTCGCCGGGGCGCGGCCGTGGGACGAGGGCGCGGAAGGGCGCGAGGAGCTCGCGCGGCGGGTGCGGAGCCAGGAGCCGCAGCCGCTCGATCGGCACGGGATCGTGCTGCCGCGAGGGCTGTCGCGGATCGTGATGCGCTGCCTGGCGAAGCGGCCGGAGGATCGGTTCGAGGACGGGGACGCGCTGGCCGAGGCGCTGGCCGAGGCGCTCGACGAGGCGACGCGGGATCCGTCGCGGAAGCTCGTGACGCGGGCGCTCGCGCTGTCGTTCCTGGGCGAGGAGATCGGCGAGGAGAAGGGGCGGAGGCAGCCGAAGAAGGGGCCGCCGCCCTTGCCGCTCGGGCCGCTCGCGCAGAGGCTTGCCGTGCTGTTCGGGCTCGTCGTGGTGGGCGCGGTGGTGGTGGAGGGGTTCGTCCGCGAGGAGGACGTGACGGCCGAGCCGGCGAGCGAGGCGGACGCGTCGGAGCGGGGTTACGTAAAGGTGCTCGCGCGGCCGTGGGCCGAGGTGCTCGTCGACGGGCGGTACGTGGACGTGACGCCGATCGGGCGTCCGATTCCGGTCGTTTCGGGCCGGCATTACGTGACGTTCAAGCACCCGAACGCGCCGGACGAGAAGCGGGAGATCCGGGTCATTGCGGGACAAACCGTCCTCTTGGACGTGACGATGCGGATCGAGCGTCGCGCCGCGCCTGTGGGGGCGGACGCGGGGACGGACGCGGGAGATTCTCCCTAA